CAGCAAAAGCGCATGAACCTACAATCGCCATGGCAACTAgtctatttacagtacagtacaatgtgGGCAATAGCACATCCCACTTCCTTTTTACTCCATAAACATGGATGAAAAATATACCTCATACCAAGCTAAGTAGTCACAGCCATTTCCATAGTGTTTCTTGAGTAAAAATGGCTTTACAAAAGACttctattacattttatgaaaacTAGTTGTATAACTTTCATTTTTACACAACTTCAGACTTTTATGCCACATGTCACGCAGCATACATTTTCTGCAAGGCCATTTCAAAAGTCTACCATGCCAGCAATATATTTGGAGAGCTCACAGACAGTAGCTAAACATTAGATGTACTGCTACTGAGATGTCTCGCCAACCCAGCCTCCACATCAAGTAGGCCAGGGGAGCACAACATGCTCTAacctgtaacttttttttttttttttttttgcaactttgcTCCTTCTTTACCGCCTTCTGTCCGTCCATCTTTCTATTTGTCCCTCCCCTCCTGCCATCTGGTGAGATCAGAAGAGTTACCTACAGACCATCTGTTGCATCCACCTGGAGAGACTTAAACACAAAACGCCTATtgtggacacatacacacacaaaaagaaataaagaggtACCCACTTCTTGTTAACTCACCCAGATTTCAGCCATGGAGGAATCCATCATACAACCTCAGTGCTAACTACATGTTAGTGATGGAAATGACTTCTGCTGAGCGCCTGGTGAACTCCAAAACACCAGAGCCAATAAGTGTATGTCCCAGTCCTTCTCTCCTGTGCCTGTGACTCTGACTGACTCTGtcatacacactcacaccgCGGCACATGCTCAAGTGTTTCTCGAAACTCTGGCTTTTGTTCCACTCTGTCTGGTCTGTGAAAATGACTTCAGTGGGGCTGAGTGCCTGCCCAAATTCCTCCCACTACAGGGTTCAGTTCACAAAGCTGCGCAGACTGAGCAGGACTGACAGCTAGGACAGCctctgggggtggggggaaaacccatacccatacacacacacacacacacacgcacgcacgcacacacacactgcagtccCATTTCTGTCTCTGGCACACATATGCCAGTGTAACTTTATCTATTGATGAAACCTATAGTAGAAATATCACTGTCACTCCTCCTCCCTCCGACTCTGAACAAACGTTTGTCTCCAACAGCAGTGATGGGACAAGTGTTGTGACTGACAGGCAACAAGTGCTACTGTGCTCTGGCATGTGGGATGGCTCCTTTAAATGCAGCAGACGGCAGGAAAGAGTGACAACTAACAGAGATAACTGAGGAAGCCGAGAAATGTTCCAgctaagtaaaaagaaatccgCAGCAATGATTGAACTTAATTAAAATATCGTGTATCATTTATTCAGACAGTCCttacataataaataaactggAAGAGACCGCTTTAACAACACAGCCTTAGATGCGCAGTGTACACTCTAGTGACATATGTCTTAAGTTTTTAAGTAGAAGAATGACATACATGGAAAGCTAGTCCAGCCAGAGCTATTaaaatacttaagtaaatacTGCAAGCCCACGTGGAGGTTGAACTGAACAACTCACTGGTTTATTATGTGTATATCACCTAGTCAGGAGATTGAACAACATAAAGGGTTCACTTCTGTTTCAGCAACCGGTATAAATCTGTGAGACTCCATCTCATTCGTCCGATCAGACTGTTAAACCGCTGCAGACAGCAACAACCTACCAGACGCCCTCGACGTGTCTGAAGGCCAAACAAAGCCTCCGAGGGGACTCTCCAAGCGCATGGAAATCCATTTGAAATGTGTGACAGGCAGAGCTGCTGAGCTGTGAAGCCCAATTCCccctgagcccccccccccttttcacAAATACATGAACTGCAATAAAATGTCTCGGATACATCACTGTAATGGAAATGTTATGATGAGTTTTAGGAAAACTATCAGGGCTAAAAGGTCATATACACATCATTCTGATGTCTGCAACCCAGTCCACCTCACAATTACTAGTCTCTATGTAAACCTGTCGGTCTTTATGGTAAAAGGCTATAATTTTTATGTTAACCAGACTCTGACTGAGCTCTGAAAGAAAACCATCCCTTTGCAGCATCCTTACAGGGAAAAGTTACTCCTCAAACCGTAGTTTGTAAGGCTTTCACTGGAATCTCCAATGGGACAATAGGTGGAAGTTGTTCAAGTTGTTGTAATTGAATATGTATTAACCTTATGATGTTACGAGGGCACTCACCCGCTGTCCTGTAGCTCCTCAGCAGGGCTCTGGACTGTTTGTGTCACTGCAGTTTCCTCAGCTGGGATCTCCACTGGTTTTTCCACTTGCTCCTCTGGAAGCTCACAAATCAGCTCCTTCTCCggttcttctgttgttgtctttgatgGTTCTGGTTCTTTATTCTCCGTTGGTTCTGGCAACTCCACTTCATATTTTGTTGGTTCAGGGAGCTCTTTTGTGCTTTTCGTTGGTTCCTGTAGCTTAGTTAGCTCCTTCTCTATTTCTGAGAAAGTCACTGGCTCCCTTTTTGGTTCTGAGAGCTCTTCTGGCagctcttcttctttcttggtTGGTTCTAAACGCTctactttctttgtttcttctgGGAACTCTactgtctgctgtgtttgttcTGGGAGCTCTATTATCTTTTTCAAAGGTTCAGGAAGATCCACTGGCTTCTTCACAAGATTCAGAGgtgggatctctgttttcttcgcTGCTGCTCGCTCCGGTGGTGCGATCTCCTCCAGTCTCAGAGGAGCAGCTATCTCCTCAGTCGGAGTAAGAAATTCTAGTTGGGGAGACTCCAGAGATGGGAGGGGTCTGGGAAAACAATGCAAAAGAAGAGGGAGTTTTAGTTTATAGCATATGCACAAGGAATGACTGACACATGACaaatgtgtgtccttgtgtgttgtGAGGAcgctttctgtgtgtgtgtgtgtgtgtgtgtgtgtgtgtgtgtgtgtgtgtgtgtgtgtgtgtgtgtgtgtgtggaagcactgtaggtgcatgtgtgtgtttatgctgttGTTTCATTGTGTTGAGCAGTGTGAGAAAAGGTTCATTCTTGCGCTGGAGAGTAGGGGCGATGTCACAGCTGATGTCATCctttgaatataaaaggctgCATTACTTCCACAAGACTTCAACCGGCACATTCATCTGACCCAAGCTCGAATCACAGACAAAGTGCAGCTCTGTGTTTACCTCCTCGTTCATATTCATTGTCCCGCTGCTCTCTGATATATCACTCTTGACAAGTCCTGTACATGGTGTTACTGGAatgccaaaataataataataataactgcaGCAATCTATGAAGAGGCCTACTAAACAACTGATATATTATCTGAACCTCACagttttacaacaaaaataaatattgacatttgtccaccacaagggaagtttggggtcccctgctggagctgctgcccccgcgacccgataccgcataagcggtcgaagatggatggatggatggatggacatttGTCCACCTTATTAATTCTTAATTATGTAGGTGTAGTTTTGATTGTTGTGGCTGGTGGCACAAACTACATATGTGCCTTTCCTTCTGTGTACTGGAGCAGACATGTAATGCTCACATGCTACTTTGTGTAACAGATTGAGGGGAAGCCCATGCTGACCTCCACAGACCTTTTTAGACATTAGTTACATGAACTTTAACTTTTCATTAACATAGTTTTATTAGCGTGAAGTCTCATGTGTACTTCTCTAATCTGGTTTCTTAAAGGGATATTATTTttctcacgcacgcacgcgcacgtacgcgtgcgcacacacacacacacacacacacacacacacacacacacacacacacacacacacacacttgtgtttaCCTTGATGTCTCTTGTTTACTCTGAGATTGGGATGCAGCTTCTTTTAGAGCTTGTATCCAGTTTGTATCTGGTTCTTGAGCTGGAAGTCCAGGAGCCGGACTCTCTGACACATCGGCAGCCTCCGTGTTCACAATCACTTGTTCAACAGAAGCTTTTTCAGGTGATATTCCTTCTCGGTGGGAATCGGCAACAATGAGGTTAACCGCGGTATCGTCTCGGGACTTTGACAAAGACACCTGATCATGTGGCTTCTCTGACTGGCTAGGGGCTGCAGGTGGAGTTGATGCACAATCATCCGGGCACTTTGACAAAACAACAGATGGGCCTGTGGTAATAGGACTGGTTTTATCTTTTATATCATTGTCATTTTCTGTTGCCTTAGAAAGACCAGTTGGATTTATGACCTTCTGTTTAGTcattgctttattgtttaatgCTTTTATCTCACTTTGTCCTTTCCCCTGGCTGCTAGCTTCCCCTTCTTCCAAAGGTGCTTTATCTGCCTTTGTGATCTCCTCTACATCAGGGCCTTTTATGGGTGTTTGTACTACCGGGCTGCTTTGTGTGGTTGAGGTTTTATTGAAGCTTTGTAGCTTGAGAGGCCTGCACACTGTATCCTGAATTTCACACTCCTCAGTTTGACTACTGTTGCTTTTCACAGCCGTGGCAGCACTGAAATCATTTTCCACAGTTTCGGGTTGCCCAACCAGAGTACTGAATATCTTTGTGTGAATTTCTTCAGCCTGGTTTGTACTTGGAGTAACTGCCAAATGATTGGCATGACTATCTCTGCTGACCTTTGAGGAAACAGAGATCTGGGAAGGTGAAGTCTCATGTTCCTGTGATGCAAACTCAAAAGATACAGCAGTGTTCTTCAAGGTCTCAGGATTTCCATGTTGGTCTTGACAGGCGGCTGATAGATTGCCTTTTTCATGGCTTTTACCAACCGGATCATTCACAAATTCAGTGTCTGTAATTGACCCAACTACCCCTAAGGCAGGGCTTTTATTCTCATCCAACCACTGTCTTGTCTCATCTACATAACAGCCAGTTGTTACACTCCCTATTTCAGCCAGGGCATTTCTCTCAGCAACCCTTCTACTCTTATTTAAATCACTGGCAAGGTGAAACCGCCCTGCTTGTTTTCCCTCTCCATCACCGATCACTCGTACGTTGCCACTGCTGTCATCCCCTGTCAACTCATCACTCCCCACAGAGCCGTCTGTGCCCTCTGCTACCCCTTTCACACTTGGAACCAGTGCTTGGGTCTGCCTGACCTGACTGTTGGTCTTTTCTCCCCCCTCTAGACAGCCATCTGACAATTCCTGTGTGGGATGTCTGGATCCCAGACACTGTAGGTAGTACAGACACCGCTGCTGTTGCTCCTGTTGCTGAGCAAAATAGTTGGGCTCTGGTGTGGACTGTGACTGGCCAAGACCTGCATTCAAATCTGGTGCTATGTCCTTGTCGGAGCTGCTTTCCAGTGTTGCTGTCAGAGTTTGGCGCAAACTCTGGTCATAAACAGTTTGAGGGTAACTACCAGAATCTACCTCAGCATTAAACATGTcctgagaggagaaagaagtCTTGCTTTGTCTTTCAGATGCAATGCCACTCTTCCTTTCTACTTCCTCCTTTATATCACTTATTGGTGATTCAGTCTTGTACGctttatgtttatgttgtggCTGCAGGTCTCCAATTTCCTCTCCAGCCTCTTTATCTCTCCCATTACTCTGTTGTGgtgctgtgtctgtctttccttTCTGCATCTTACTGCTGTCTGCTGTTTCCCTTTGATTATCCATTGTTGCTtcttcaacttttttcttttcctctgcaaACACCGTGGATGTCTCATCTCCCATTTTCTCTGTCATGTTGTCTTGTTTAATTCCATCATAATCCTTAATGGATGCTTCACAAATAACAGGTTTGATGCCAACAGGGCGTGGCTCAGAGTGGGATAGAGAAATTACATTATCAGACCCACCTTTTACCAGTACACCCACTGCACCAGGGGGGTGAGGAGGAGACAGATTTTCCTCTTGTGAAAACGGAACATTTAAATTGTTAAGGACTGAAAACTCAAATTCAACGACAGTCTCCTTAACGTCATTTCTATCCTCCAGTTTTGGACAAGTCTTATCTGCTTTGATGTTGACATCACTGTACTCCAGATCATGTGCTAAAGACATTTGTGTAATTTCTCTGCTCTTGTTGCCATCCACCTCTCCAGAGACTTTGGTGCGGTCACAATCAGCGCTGGCGTAATCGGTCTGCACAGGAAGAGAGATATCACAGTCTGCAATGAACTCCAAGTGACTCAACATTGGACCAGGAGGCCGCAGCACAAAAGAAGAATTACCGGCAAACTGCTCGATAACAGGAATTGACTGGTCAGAGGCTGTCACTTCTGAAGTCGCAGATTCATCCTTTGTCAGAATAGCAGAGCAAATTATGGGCTCCGACCCCTCACTGGCTTTCATGGGATCTGTAGTAACCAGTTCACGAGGAGGTGTTTGATCTAATTGGGTGGGAGGCTGAGAACTGGGGTGACAAGGCTTTGTCTGAAGAGAGTCTGTGCAGATCACAGTTTCGGCTGTTGAACTGGGGTCAAGGTCCGTAGAGAGCTGACCAACAGGTAACTCAGTGGAGACATTACTTAAAGGCGTGCAGGTAACATCATCAGCTGGAAGCACAGAACATGAGGAGAGAGGATGTAGGTTACCTTCAGCAGCATCCGATATTAAAGGGGACTCCTGGGGCTGGCCAGCCTTGACTAAGGCTTTAGACGAATCATGTAACTTATCTATCTCTTTCTCAGTTGACAAACACAGGGTTACACCCTCCTTCTCTGTTTCTGCCTCTATTTGCTTTGTCACCTTTGCTGACACCTGTTCAACTGTTGGATGATCAGCCTCAGAGTCTGCACTTTCTGCCGTTTGTATAACGTCACCAGCCTGATTCTTCTCAGTAGGACATGGAAGCTGTTTTGAGCAGGCCTCAGTCGCTGACTGTAAATCCACTGTGTTAGTCTCCAAGTTGTTGTCACCTGACTGATCTATGTTACTGTTCTCCTTGATATCTTTTGTCCCCATATTTCCTTTATTCAACTGGACATTGTTCTGTGGCTTCGGGGAGTCGGCTGAGCTCCGTATTGCTAATTCATCCTTAGCAGGAGTTGTATCTGCGGGGATTTCTGGCTGTTTCAAGCTGAGAAATTCTGGGAAGATGTAGCTGGCCTCAACCACAGGATGGTGCAAACTCTCATGTACAGTCAGCGGAGGCAAAGAGGCGCAGTCCATCGCTGACACCGACATGTTCCTGAGATCCACAGAGTAACTGCTTTCTTGTTTCACAGTGTCCGCAAAGTGAACTCTGTTGTTGCTTCTGCTTCTGTTACATACGTACACATCCACTCCAGACATAGCACCACTATTGCTCTGTTTCTGGACTTGAAACTCTGCGTCTGCACTTACGGCTGTGCTGGTTTCTGTTGTGCTACTTTTAGGCTGGACCTGTTGAATGTTGCTCGCTTGTCGCTCGACTGAGGTTTGTTGAGAAGTAGTCAGTAGCTGTGGTGAGATTAAAGACAGCAAGATTTGACCgttatttctctctgtctctgggaGGGATGATTCCCCACAAATATGTCCCAAAGACAATGCTTCTTCTGAAATTAAATTCTGTTTGAGATCAGCCCTTACCCCTTTGTTTGTCTTGCTGGAGCTCTGTTCACGGTTAGTGGGGAGAGGTGAGATGGCTGCGCCATGCTGTTCTTGGCAGGGTTGAGATAGACGGTCCTGTTCAGTGCAGATGCTCTCAGGGATGGTAGCAATCGGCTCAGTCCAGCTCTGTGACTTCAGCTGTGACTCTGCAACATCGGTGGGCGGACGCGTCTCTGTCGCGGCTGATGACACCCCACTAGCTGAGCCTTCTGGCTGGCTGAATGAACTGTGCTCAGCAGCCAGCCGTCCTTTCTCTCCCACCTCCCCTTCTCCTCCCCCTCGTCCTGCTTCCTCCAATCCCACAGCACTGTAATCCTGACAATCAGGACTAGTGAGTAACCCAAAGGGAGAAGTATTGATACAGGCTTCTAACCGGAGTGGctccttttctttgtctccctcttCAGCTGGTGAGACCCCGGTGTCTGCACTGCGAAGGCTTGTTTCTCCCGGTCCCTTCATTTCTGTCTCAGCAGAGTTGTGTGGcattttgctgctgcagcttTCCTCAGATGAAGCCTGTCCCTTTTTGGCTAAAAATGCAATTGAGCATTTTCCCTGTGAACAGATTAATGCAAGCGGAGGAAGGCTGTCCAGGAgtccttctttctctttgtctgcaGAGCTGAGGCACTTTCCTGTACCCCCTAAATCTTTCTCTCCAACTGCTTTCTCACTCTCTGCGACTGCTACAGCAGCTACTCTCTCCAATGATTCACGCCTCgtgctttctccctctcccttgcTTTCTATCAGTTCTGGCATCGTGGGTGTTGCCAGTGGCAACGCAGCAACCACCACTAAAGGCTCTTCAAGGGCACTATCCACGCTGCTCTCTCCCACACATGTCCAGCTGTTGGAGAGTGGGCTGGGATTCTCCTGTGTGAGTATCACTGCTTCTGAGGTAACTATAGTTAactcatgtgtttgtgcatctgaTCTCTTATCAGCAGAGGCAGCTGGATTGATAACTGTAGTTTGGACATGTGTCATGCTTGTTTGTTGGTTATCTGTAACACCTCCGGTTACATGTTGCTTCGGCTGTGGGATTTCATCTGATCTTTGATTTATGCGACGTGGGGCATCTATAGGGTTGTGGTTATCTGACAGATGAGGCCTCTGTGAAAGAGCCTGGTTGGACGCAGGTGAACAGGCAGTAAGATGATCCTGCCTGCTATGAGAGGATGATAGTGGGGGGCTGGGGCCGGGCTTTCCCCCGGGACTCAGCTGTTGCTTTGAGGCAAACCCATTATCAGGCTGTTCCCCACAAATCACAGCCAGAGCTGCCAGTGACACCAATTCTGCATTTTCTGTTGAATCTATATGATTTCCTGCATTTATGAGAGACACAGCCTGTAATTCATTTTCAGGTTGTACTACTGCCATTGCCTTTTGTCCAGTCTCTGTGTTCTTCTCttctatctttttctttctcctttgtttctttttgtctttcttctttgaCGTTTTGTCCTGCCCGGCGTGTTTGGCACATGGAGAACTCGTCATGTCTGACAATGCATCTTTATCCTTTAAATGAAGAGTACTGCACTCTGATGTCTCATCAACTGATTGATCTTTCTTTCCCGTTTTAACTATACAAACGGTAATACTGGACTCGTCacgcttttctttctttatgtctACAATCTCTGTTATTGCCTCTGTGTCTTTCTGCCTAATTAGTGCATTACAATCTAGAGTGCCATTTTCCTCGATGCCTGCTTTAGAATCGACATGTTCCTCTCTGGAACTGTTTCTCACGTCAGAAAATGCTACTTCTTCTTGAGTTTCCTTAAATaaatctgttgttgtttctaattgtgtatgtgtgtgtctttccttCTGCTCATttatctctgtttctttttctgcctttttttcacACTCCGTCCCTGCTGCACCGGCACTATTCTCAGTACCCAGTATGTAATTCCTAAAACTAAACACAACTGTATCTTTCTGACTGCTTTCTACTTCACTGTTTCCATGTGTACCCTTGTTTCCATGGCCCCCGTTGCTATGTCCCGGCTGGACTGTGATTGGAGGCAGTGAAGATGAGTCATTGAATTTATTAACCATCCCTTCTCCAGTTTTCTTGCCTACATCATTAACCTTCCCAGGCGTGATGCTGGGGGAGCCTGTGGGATTAAGTATGCCCAGTGAGGCCATTTGTTCTTCACATTCCTGGATGGCCTGTTTGAGTTCCCGATCTAGGAGCACAGATAGGGAAGGCGTCGAGGGTCGGACACCCGTGTCAGGTGTGGCAGTGGGCCGAGGTGAAGGCTGAGCATCTGTGAGAACTGGGTTGCTGTCATGAGGCCTGAGACGAGGGTAAGGTGACACAGTTAAGAGTCTGGCAGGCAGACAGCTGGTCATTCCAAAATGCCACGAAACGCTGCTATTGGCAGAGCAGAAGCCCATGCTCAGACATTGCACTCAAtaagcacacacaacacacaactgtACTCATAATGCCTAGGCTGAGATGTATATTCTCTTACAAGAAATAATATCAGCTCTGTTTGTAAGCATATGGTTGTTAATGAACATGCAGGTCTGTTCATACACACCAAAACAGGATTTCTTCAGGCATTACGCTAGGTAGCTACTATACCATTTCCTAAGCCTAGCCTGAATTTCTAATTGTGCCAAAAGCTTAATAATgaatttttattcaaatatttaattggTTAATTATTTGTTGGAGCATTGCCTATATTTTTAATGCTAACCTTTAAAGTAGGAACCTAGTACAAGCAGCATGAATGTAACAATCCTACTAGTAGCAACTACTAATTATTGCAGTAGCATCCATATGCTGTACAATGGAAAGCACTATGAACGTCTTAGGCTGCTGTGAACTGTCATTGTGTATACTAAGCAATACTGTCTGTTCCATCATCCTGACCAGTGCAATGAATACTATATCAAATAATTCAAAAcccaaaaaatgtataaagagtATAGTAATGAGTGATTGTAATAAACCATGTCACCAGATAAACAACATTACATATCCATGCTCATGCACCAAAAATCCTGTCTCATAACGTACTATATTAGAAGAGATCAAAGCAGAGGCATTGCTCTACAAAGCACTTCATGAAGTACACATCTAGCTTGATAGTGTGAGTGCTTGCTTTAACGCCTTTAACTAACAGGCTAGCTTTGTGCCATTCAGTTGTAATTGCTGAGTCATTGCTAAACCATTAGCCAGCAGTACAGAATAATGCTGCAGGATCTTAGTCTTTAAGCCTCACAGAGTGTATAGATCCAACATCATTTATTTAGTATGTATTACTTATGTCATCAGCTGGTTTCTTGAAATCTGCTCATCATGTTAAGATgtacaataaatacatgaagTGAGAAATAACCTCAATAAAGCGTCCATGGATGTGATTGGTTAACACAGTCTCCCCATAAAGACTGACATTTCCATGTAAACACGACCTCTGCACTGACAACATGTTTCTCACTCACCTCACCAACTGCTCTCAAGCCTGTATCTAATTCACCTGGCACTCCCTACTAAAGGGTGGAGCAGCAAAAtagattaaactgttttcaGCTGGAAGGTTTTGCTATGAAACATGCTGTTGCCTGCCTTCTCTACAGTACCTGAGGTGGAATGGAGGTGCTTCTCACAGTATTGCATTTTAAGACTGCGCGTGTCCTCTTACTCTGCAGGGTTTAGCTTAAAAAGCGGGAACTTTATTTCTGCAGTTTGAGAATTTGATATACACAGTAAAAGTTTGCAAAGTACTTACCTTGGTAACAATTTACAATATAGTACACACAAATGTAAGCAGTTACAAATACTGAGAATTAATGAATTGTTAATGAGTAGTTCCTGAATAACTCTGATTTGAGGACTATAAagaatgtaatgtttatttacTGGCGAACAGACAGGGATATactttaattattataattagttTATAAATTAATTGGAATAACGACCATTTTCTGTGTTCCTGATTAACTATGAAGTAACCTCTGAGGAGCTCACACTAGTAACAACTGATTCCTAGTTACTCTTTTTGTGCACCCCCAAGTGGTACATCATATGGAATGGTTACTAAGTAGTTTCTCATAactttatgattttatttttatttattttttgtgttccCCTTATTTTTACGCATTGACATCAAGCTGGAAATTCTGGCATTTTTAGCACATGTATAAAAATGCGTTTTCTTAACTGCACTGTCCCCTTCTTAAATAAcctaaattgaattaaaacaaaaataagtataCTACTGCAATGAGTCAGCTTGTCAGAATACACTGAAGCCTCAAACAAATTAGTGCAATCAACTCCAGCTCTCAGACAAAAGCAGAATGCAAGGCAACACTAGAAACAGAACATTAAGTCAGTCTGCATATAATTCACCaaagcataaataaaaacaacctcAACTCAAGCAAAGTCCGCTAAGACAGGCAGCACCCAAACAGGCGATATCCATAACACTCCAAAATGAGTTTgaaacattcaaacactgtgTTATCCTTTGTTCCACTAAATGCTCAATA
This portion of the Etheostoma cragini isolate CJK2018 chromosome 17, CSU_Ecrag_1.0, whole genome shotgun sequence genome encodes:
- the tacc2 gene encoding uncharacterized protein tacc2 isoform X9, yielding MQFCRKVLCKPCSARVTSPEEDMEYKMGSCIGISHRQAEAHAESLTRRDNRALLTEASTSQQSLLSQPVLPDIPVLTGEEESGGAAQDQEELEFPHDLLPSLDFSSELNIWESSLGPHDSNPVLTDAQPSPRPTATPDTGVRPSTPSLSVLLDRELKQAIQECEEQMASLGILNPTGSPSITPGKVNDVGKKTGEGMVNKFNDSSSLPPITVQPGHSNGGHGNKGTHGNSEVESSQKDTVVFSFRNYILGTENSAGAAGTECEKKAEKETEINEQKERHTHTQLETTTDLFKETQEEVAFSDVRNSSREEHVDSKAGIEENGTLDCNALIRQKDTEAITEIVDIKKEKRDESSITVCIVKTGKKDQSVDETSECSTLHLKDKDALSDMTSSPCAKHAGQDKTSKKKDKKKQRRKKKIEEKNTETGQKAMAVVQPENELQAVSLINAGNHIDSTENAELVSLAALAVICGEQPDNGFASKQQLSPGGKPGPSPPLSSSHSRQDHLTACSPASNQALSQRPHLSDNHNPIDAPRRINQRSDEIPQPKQHVTGGVTDNQQTSMTHVQTTVINPAASADKRSDAQTHELTIVTSEAVILTQENPSPLSNSWTCVGESSVDSALEEPLVVVAALPLATPTMPELIESKGEGESTRRESLERVAAVAVAESEKAVGEKDLGGTGKCLSSADKEKEGLLDSLPPLALICSQGKCSIAFLAKKGQASSEESCSSKMPHNSAETEMKGPGETSLRSADTGVSPAEEGDKEKEPLRLEACINTSPFGLLTSPDCQDYSAVGLEEAGRGGGEGEVGEKGRLAAEHSSFSQPEGSASGVSSAATETRPPTDVAESQLKSQSWTEPIATIPESICTEQDRLSQPCQEQHGAAISPLPTNREQSSSKTNKGVRADLKQNLISEEALSLGHICGESSLPETERNNGQILLSLISPQLLTTSQQTSVERQASNIQQVQPKSSTTETSTAVSADAEFQVQKQSNSGAMSGVDVYVCNRSRSNNRVHFADTVKQESSYSVDLRNMSVSAMDCASLPPLTVHESLHHPVVEASYIFPEFLSLKQPEIPADTTPAKDELAIRSSADSPKPQNNVQLNKGNMGTKDIKENSNIDQSGDNNLETNTVDLQSATEACSKQLPCPTEKNQAGDVIQTAESADSEADHPTVEQVSAKVTKQIEAETEKEGVTLCLSTEKEIDKLHDSSKALVKAGQPQESPLISDAAEGNLHPLSSCSVLPADDVTCTPLSNVSTELPVGQLSTDLDPSSTAETVICTDSLQTKPCHPSSQPPTQLDQTPPRELVTTDPMKASEGSEPIICSAILTKDESATSEVTASDQSIPVIEQFAGNSSFVLRPPGPMLSHLEFIADCDISLPVQTDYASADCDRTKVSGEVDGNKSREITQMSLAHDLEYSDVNIKADKTCPKLEDRNDVKETVVEFEFSVLNNLNVPFSQEENLSPPHPPGAVGVLVKGGSDNVISLSHSEPRPVGIKPVICEASIKDYDGIKQDNMTEKMGDETSTVFAEEKKKVEEATMDNQRETADSSKMQKGKTDTAPQQSNGRDKEAGEEIGDLQPQHKHKAYKTESPISDIKEEVERKSGIASERQSKTSFSSQDMFNAEVDSGSYPQTVYDQSLRQTLTATLESSSDKDIAPDLNAGLGQSQSTPEPNYFAQQQEQQQRCLYYLQCLGSRHPTQELSDGCLEGGEKTNSQVRQTQALVPSVKGVAEGTDGSVGSDELTGDDSSGNVRVIGDGEGKQAGRFHLASDLNKSRRVAERNALAEIGSVTTGCYVDETRQWLDENKSPALGVVGSITDTEFVNDPVGKSHEKGNLSAACQDQHGNPETLKNTAVSFEFASQEHETSPSQISVSSKVSRDSHANHLAVTPSTNQAEEIHTKIFSTLVGQPETVENDFSAATAVKSNSSQTEECEIQDTVCRPLKLQSFNKTSTTQSSPVVQTPIKGPDVEEITKADKAPLEEGEASSQGKGQSEIKALNNKAMTKQKVINPTGLSKATENDNDIKDKTSPITTGPSVVLSKCPDDCASTPPAAPSQSEKPHDQVSLSKSRDDTAVNLIVADSHREGISPEKASVEQVIVNTEAADVSESPAPGLPAQEPDTNWIQALKEAASQSQSKQETSRPLPSLESPQLEFLTPTEEIAAPLRLEEIAPPERAAAKKTEIPPLNLVKKPVDLPEPLKKIIELPEQTQQTVEFPEETKKVERLEPTKKEEELPEELSEPKREPVTFSEIEKELTKLQEPTKSTKELPEPTKYEVELPEPTENKEPEPSKTTTEEPEKELICELPEEQVEKPVEIPAEETAVTQTVQSPAEELQDSGSSLTEQAERGDRAPASSPPPTSEYHFLPALPPHLQDTTEFPSPSPTPPERHTTEALPTPPASPIFPPPPPPAPASPPVPPAYQGEDHCPASAPCHPPLRSSDSDGGFETPESTTPVKTFSPINPPTQQLTSDEKVADTSVSDPASELTSAEAPCRSPSIVFDENKPIAASGQYNIEVVGDSTSHTLTRSLSFQGGELDSAGLFDGSTVGGFRPHSESFSVGTGSAPGTLHRPKKVRPGSVKKKPLLRQSSNPDSPKPASSSSTPEIKKRAKPQSASPLQPQEEAEGGSATPSPGGTLRRSRKSRVETPPPLPEETNHTSQDESPVIPALPLCQEETPLPGSPKGLDESPIPPSTSYKWDPDNFENINPFKTGGSKIANSPVLGRKGPVCAPIVTPPESPSVSAVEPCTPAPLEEPITNPEEQPIIPKCQSVRLEFDYSEEGSEASHQASPPTKKVGKKPGKMPLRKPRLGLKKAPPVQTEQLDNYPSATHNGNEEEVPATAVSYKFEPDKWDDPNFNPFTSKKSISNSPKLSRPSYSFDTNNFDDSVDPFKSSNKMANSPPKASASFELSSNDYDNENDTDNIGELEDQNQNKPSKKKKTPIKSKSRGVSSLCCLFNTFRVKRSPKKSPTSDPSQDLTPADEAPSLHPQDDHATDEEKLASSTSHKWAALPDMDADLNCDQQDFPQPCDLTSFVNENSLPHPVQDYEIEYMEKIGSASPPLSVKKPSLYLKLDSVSDNLTKNTCDHGSEPSSPCTGSFEEMEAQITAGIKTPVLSSRSGPEGSAGDKGRKRESEALSRTQSAERDEQPPSQGPVEAPAPVLAMPPLDRLSECDDLLQYLEPDLAETNPTAFAQKLQEELVLAALRIEALQVAKNISQCPSLSTVNPQSRLKKPSSRRWNINGSPLLKHRDVSSPVESGVSMNSLYTRTTTSYIEGESPHLPRDLDHSLGIAREEIVTKEKEVMEWQRKYEDSRQEVVEMRRIVAEYEKTIAQMIGMPEDDQKEKSLSHHTIQQLIMEKDQALSDLNSVEKSLADLFRRYEKMKDVLEGFRKNEEVLKKCAQEYLSRVRKEEQRYQALKIHAEEKLDRANADIAHVRAKAMQEQAAHQASLRKEQMKVDSLERTLEQKNKEIEELTKICDELIAKMGRS